The Mytilus galloprovincialis chromosome 7, xbMytGall1.hap1.1, whole genome shotgun sequence genome has a window encoding:
- the LOC143081701 gene encoding fibrinogen-like protein A codes for MMDGRLWSSRGEHFHQLGKTSRRVLCMVLLLHIHLINSDLQTGQFLIHKNKILTTSSSMISTEESSLQRCAAECLKSQSCCVCSYNESTKVCVTDTSGCCNVQTKSSEESVVMVRENKENFTDIPFDCSDILKCWSTISGEFTIYPEGIGALEVQCDMNTDTGGWTVIQNRNSSSTMFYTDWAQYKNGFGIISSDFWIGNDNLHMLTSKRNYQLRVDLVDWNGETRYAVYRIFIVGDENTQYKLSIDGYSGTAGDSFYYHNDIKFSTRDFDNDLVTDPSIQNCAQQYSGGWWYMSCYQVNLHGTYLAWKAFGGAYYDLKHSKMMIRV; via the exons ATGATGGACGGTCGTCTATGGTCAAGCAGGGGAGAACATTTTCATCAGTTAGGAAAGACAAGCAGGAGAGTTCTTTGTATGGTATTACTTTTACATAtacatttaataaactctgaTCTTCAAACAGGACAATTTCTgattcataaaaacaaaatactaacAACATCGTCGTCTATGATTTCGACAGAAGAAAGTTCTTTACAGCGATGTGCTGCTGAATGTTTAAAAAGTCAATCTTGTTGCGTTTGCAGTTATAACGAAAGTACAAAAGTGTGTGTTACTGATACATCTGGTTGCTGCAATGTTCAAACGAAATCGTCTGAAGAATCTGTTGTAATGGTCAGAGAAAACAAag aaaattttaCAGATATTCCTTTCGACTGTagtgatattttaaaatgttggtCAACAATAAGCGGTGAATTTACAATTTACCCCGAAGGTATAGGTGCACTCGAAGTACAGTGTGATATGAACACGGATACAGGAGGTTGGACT GTGATACAGAATAGAAACTCCAGCTCAACAATGTTTTACACAGACTGGGCTCAATATAAAAATGGATTTGGTATTATTTCATCTGATTTCTGGATAG GCAATGATAATTTGCATATGCTGACATCAAAGAGGAATTACCAATTACGAGTAGATCTAGTGGACTGGAATGGAGAAACAAGATATGCAGTTTACAGGATTTTCATAGTTGGAGATGAAAATACACAATACAAATTGTCTATTGATGGTTATAGTGGAACTGCAG GAGATAGCTTCTATTACCATAATGATATAAAATTTTCCACAAGAGATTTTGATAATGATCTTGTAACTGATCCAAGTATACAAAATTGTGCTCAACAATACAGTGGTGGTTGGTGGTACATGTCTTGTTACCAAGTAAACCTTCATGGAACTTATTTGGCTTGGAAAGCATTTGGCGGGGCATACTATGATCTAAAACATTCAAAAATGATGATACGAGTTTAG